A window of the Pseudomonas fluorescens genome harbors these coding sequences:
- a CDS encoding phospholipase D family protein yields the protein MSSRHLLPPALLSALLLAGCASLDVPREPSQALPASDSAFGRSIQAQAAPYKGQSGFRLLSNSTEAFTARAELIRNAQRSLDLQYYIVHDGISTRMLVEEVLKAADRGVRVRILLDDTTSDGLDLIIATLAAHPQIQIRLFNPLHLGRSTGVTRAAGRLFNLSLQHRRMHNKLWLADNSAAIVGGRNLGDEYFDAEPNLNFTDIDMLSVGPVAEQLGHSFDQYWNSALSKPIDEFLSSKPTSKDLQNTRTRLEESLEETRKQNHALYQQLMTYRTDPRMDIWRKELIWAWNQALWDAPSKVLAKDEPDPQLLLTTQLAPELTGVSKELVMISAYFVPGQPGLLYLTGRADAGVAVSLLTNSLEATDVPAVHGGYAPYRKALLEHGVKLFELRRQPGDNSGSGPHLFYSKSYRGSDSSLHSKAMIFDGKKSFIGSFNFDPRSVLWNTEVGVLVDSPEMAAHVRELALQGMAPALSYEAKLQDGKVVWVTEDNGQMHTLTKEPGSWWRRFNAWFSTTVGLERML from the coding sequence TTGAGCTCCAGACACCTACTGCCGCCTGCACTGCTGTCCGCCCTGCTGCTCGCCGGGTGCGCTTCGCTGGATGTTCCTCGTGAACCGAGCCAGGCACTGCCCGCCTCCGACTCCGCGTTCGGCCGTTCGATCCAGGCCCAGGCGGCGCCCTACAAGGGCCAGTCCGGCTTTCGCCTGCTGTCCAACAGTACCGAAGCCTTCACCGCCCGCGCCGAGCTGATCCGCAACGCTCAACGCAGCCTCGACTTGCAGTACTACATCGTCCATGACGGCATCAGCACCCGAATGCTGGTGGAAGAAGTGTTGAAGGCCGCCGACCGTGGCGTGCGGGTGCGGATCCTGCTGGACGACACCACCAGCGACGGCCTCGACCTGATCATTGCCACCCTGGCGGCGCATCCGCAGATCCAGATCCGCCTGTTCAATCCGCTGCACTTGGGGCGCAGCACCGGCGTGACCCGGGCGGCGGGGCGACTGTTCAACCTGTCATTGCAACACCGGCGGATGCACAACAAGTTGTGGCTGGCGGACAACAGCGCGGCCATCGTCGGCGGGCGCAATCTGGGCGACGAATACTTCGATGCCGAGCCCAACCTGAATTTCACCGATATCGACATGCTCAGTGTCGGGCCGGTCGCCGAGCAGCTCGGGCACAGTTTCGACCAGTACTGGAACAGCGCCCTGAGCAAGCCGATCGACGAGTTCCTCTCCAGCAAACCCACGTCCAAAGACCTGCAGAACACCCGCACGCGCCTGGAAGAATCCCTGGAAGAAACCCGCAAACAGAATCACGCGCTGTATCAGCAGTTGATGACCTACCGCACCGACCCGCGCATGGATATCTGGCGTAAAGAGCTGATCTGGGCCTGGAACCAGGCGCTGTGGGATGCGCCGAGCAAGGTGCTGGCCAAGGATGAACCGGATCCGCAATTGCTGTTGACGACGCAACTGGCGCCGGAGCTCACCGGGGTCAGCAAAGAACTGGTGATGATTTCTGCTTACTTCGTGCCGGGGCAGCCAGGGTTGTTGTACCTGACCGGCCGCGCCGATGCCGGTGTAGCGGTGAGCCTGTTGACCAACTCGCTGGAAGCCACCGACGTGCCGGCGGTGCACGGCGGTTATGCGCCGTATCGCAAGGCGCTGCTGGAACATGGCGTGAAGCTCTTTGAGTTGCGGCGCCAGCCTGGTGATAACTCCGGCAGCGGCCCGCACCTGTTTTACAGCAAGTCCTATCGCGGCTCGGATTCGAGCCTGCACAGCAAGGCGATGATCTTCGACGGCAAAAAATCGTTCATCGGCTCGTTCAATTTCGACCCGCGCTCGGTGCTTTGGAATACTGAAGTCGGGGTGCTGGTGGACAGCCCTGAAATGGCAGCCCACGTACGCGAGCTGGCCTTGCAGGGCATGGCGCCGGCGCTCAGCTACGAAGCGAAACTGCAGGACGGAAAAGTGGTGTGGGTCACGGAGGACAACGGCCAGATGCACACCCTGACCAAGGAACCGGGCAGTTGGTGGCGGCGCTTCAATGCGTGGTTCAGCACCACCGTGGGACTGGAGCGAATGCTGTAG